The Stieleria sp. JC731 genome has a segment encoding these proteins:
- a CDS encoding TolC family protein, translating into MGRHFFSFKHEAVKTLFVTGVAALLNNGCARSTYRQAADREAYCLINSRQADNRWDIPNRAVEPDRQSRMYLAAERDCAPKPPDDQGAHRYMVQPDCKNLPYYEKIATRHSVENPIWLDYLPQSENGQIDLTQPLVIDLALLHSRDYQSEFEQVYLRALELSINRFEFDSQWFGGVGLGYEADGEDLGNNRLLGISDRLGFQRNLAGGGQFATSVLNSITWNFPGNTVQQGSAAIVSTFTQPLLRGAFRHVRLENLTQAERDLLYQVRDFARFRRLFYVELTEQYLGLLTQTQAIRNTENNVSNLRQNLAEHEFYEQLETVSQVQVDQVFQQYQNGRRSLLSAQQELIRQQDSLKFSIGLPAWVSFDIDESLLKPFELVDPMVESLQKDAQQLFIDLVQFLPPSQAPAELLRLHFQQYQEIHRQTLEVLPAIEADLVRWQQRLESTDQSSFSDDDRLDFEQQKELAERIAGSLAELRQDFAARSSFDNDVLEKLQNYETNPPRADAEEDRKTFEEILQGFDSLEDVSIEDILPNDDDNTAIVAWKAVSEAIGRKLREEIAEIYVAQSQIRLFLIDIEPFTIPSENAISFALQNRLDLMNSKANVMDQFRKVEVAADALESDLSVTGQVAIGSDSDSNNPFKLDSANNQYQLGVQFDGPLNRRQERNSYRASQIAYQSAIRSFIGDKDVIANEVRQILRQLEFSRLSFQIARQQVFAATRQVDQAQIDLRQSRAADANLTIILLQALDGMLNAKNSLVRSWIDYRIQKMRLFAALEMLYLDQNGQWINEDSGLKDLLDYKAIDTEYFPLRWIAEGDSNSVREQLAPSAPDPVLGEDSMNGAAEELELIEAEILLPPANQGPASEALPE; encoded by the coding sequence ATGGGTCGGCATTTCTTTTCGTTCAAGCACGAAGCTGTGAAAACGCTGTTTGTCACCGGCGTTGCTGCACTTTTGAATAACGGATGTGCACGCTCGACTTATCGGCAAGCGGCCGATCGCGAGGCCTATTGCTTGATCAATAGCCGCCAAGCTGACAACCGGTGGGATATTCCGAATCGCGCTGTTGAGCCAGACCGGCAATCCAGGATGTATCTTGCCGCCGAAAGGGACTGCGCTCCGAAGCCACCAGACGATCAAGGTGCGCATCGATACATGGTGCAGCCGGATTGCAAAAATTTGCCTTACTACGAAAAGATCGCCACGCGGCATTCTGTCGAGAACCCGATTTGGTTGGACTACCTTCCCCAATCTGAAAATGGGCAAATCGATCTAACGCAGCCGTTGGTGATCGACTTGGCTTTGCTGCACAGTCGGGATTATCAAAGCGAATTTGAACAGGTCTATCTACGAGCTTTGGAGCTTTCGATCAATCGGTTTGAATTCGACTCGCAGTGGTTCGGCGGCGTGGGGCTGGGATATGAAGCCGATGGTGAAGACCTTGGTAACAATCGATTGCTGGGGATTTCGGATCGCTTGGGTTTTCAGCGCAACCTTGCCGGTGGCGGTCAATTTGCGACAAGCGTGCTGAACTCGATCACGTGGAACTTTCCTGGCAACACGGTTCAGCAGGGATCGGCAGCGATCGTATCGACGTTTACACAGCCTTTGCTGCGTGGCGCGTTTCGCCATGTCCGTCTTGAAAACTTGACCCAGGCGGAGCGTGACTTGCTCTATCAAGTCCGCGACTTCGCTCGGTTTCGTCGATTATTCTATGTGGAATTAACCGAGCAGTATCTCGGTCTATTGACGCAAACTCAGGCGATCCGAAATACCGAGAACAACGTCAGTAATCTACGACAGAACCTTGCCGAACACGAGTTCTACGAACAACTAGAAACGGTATCGCAAGTCCAGGTCGACCAAGTCTTTCAGCAATATCAAAACGGTCGCCGTTCGCTCCTGTCTGCTCAGCAAGAACTGATTCGGCAGCAGGACAGTTTAAAGTTTTCGATCGGTCTACCAGCCTGGGTATCGTTCGACATTGATGAATCATTGCTAAAGCCCTTCGAACTGGTCGATCCGATGGTCGAGTCGCTTCAAAAGGATGCGCAGCAGCTTTTCATCGATTTGGTTCAATTCCTTCCGCCAAGCCAGGCGCCCGCAGAACTGCTTCGCTTGCACTTCCAACAGTATCAAGAGATTCATCGGCAGACATTGGAAGTCTTACCCGCGATCGAAGCGGACTTGGTCCGGTGGCAACAACGTTTGGAATCCACCGATCAGTCTTCGTTTTCAGACGATGACCGGTTGGATTTTGAGCAGCAGAAGGAACTTGCCGAGCGTATCGCGGGAAGCCTTGCAGAATTGCGGCAGGATTTTGCAGCTCGATCTTCGTTTGACAATGACGTCTTGGAAAAGCTGCAAAACTACGAAACCAATCCGCCGCGTGCGGATGCCGAAGAAGATCGGAAAACTTTCGAGGAGATTCTGCAGGGCTTTGATTCACTGGAAGATGTCTCGATCGAAGACATCTTACCCAATGACGACGACAACACCGCGATCGTCGCATGGAAAGCCGTGTCCGAGGCGATCGGTAGAAAGCTGCGTGAAGAGATCGCAGAAATCTATGTCGCGCAGTCGCAGATCCGTTTGTTCCTGATCGATATCGAGCCTTTCACGATCCCCTCGGAAAATGCGATCTCCTTCGCGTTGCAAAATCGATTGGATTTGATGAACTCGAAAGCGAATGTGATGGATCAATTCCGCAAGGTCGAAGTCGCCGCCGACGCTTTGGAAAGTGACCTTAGCGTGACCGGTCAAGTCGCCATCGGTAGCGACTCGGATTCCAACAATCCCTTCAAGCTGGATAGCGCGAACAACCAATACCAGCTCGGCGTTCAGTTTGATGGCCCGCTCAACCGTCGACAGGAACGCAATAGCTACCGCGCCAGTCAAATCGCTTATCAGAGCGCCATTCGTTCGTTTATTGGTGACAAAGATGTGATCGCGAATGAGGTCCGGCAAATCCTAAGACAGCTGGAGTTCAGCCGGCTCAGTTTCCAAATCGCACGGCAACAGGTCTTCGCGGCAACGCGTCAAGTTGACCAAGCACAGATTGACCTTCGTCAAAGTCGAGCCGCAGATGCAAACTTGACAATCATTTTGCTGCAAGCTCTCGATGGAATGCTGAATGCAAAGAACAGTTTGGTGCGCAGCTGGATCGACTATCGAATCCAAAAGATGCGCCTCTTCGCGGCTTTGGAGATGCTGTACTTGGATCAAAATGGCCAGTGGATCAATGAGGATTCCGGATTGAAGGACCTGTTGGACTACAAGGCAATCGATACGGAATATTTTCCGTTGAGGTGGATTGCCGAAGGTGACTCCAATTCCGTTCGGGAACAGTTGGCACCATCGGCGCCTGATCCCGTTCTCGGCGAAGACAGCATGAACGGGGCGGCCGAAGAATTGGAACTAATCGAAGCCGAGATATTGCTTCCACCGGCAAACCAAGGTCCTGCCAGCGAAGCTTTGCCGGAGTAG
- a CDS encoding sugar-binding protein: MSNCLRFFRRHSIAGASSWAGRVSLIALVAAMAVGCKIEKVDSNQENELAETNAANAIKKADGDDIKVAYVTNGIASFWVIAEAGCKAAARDLGVECTIRMPDGAADQKRTLEELISLGVDGVAVSPIDPANQTSILNEVAASTNLITQDSDAPDANRLAYIGMNNYDAGRMCGKLVKEALPDGGDVMIFVGRLGQLNADQRRQGVIDELLDRSNDPKRAFDAADAVLKGDKYRILDTRTDDFDFAKAKSLAEDAIVKYPEIGCMVGLFAYNPPNILEAISGAGKLGEIKVVGFDEDDRTLQAIVSGDCHGTIVQNPYQYGYKSVEMLSKLAAGDETALPEGGFLDIPARSIRQDNVQEFWDELKSLTGDEAGAK; this comes from the coding sequence ATGAGCAACTGTCTGAGGTTTTTCCGTCGCCATTCAATTGCCGGTGCTTCATCGTGGGCAGGTCGCGTGTCGCTGATCGCTCTGGTTGCGGCTATGGCAGTCGGCTGCAAGATCGAAAAAGTTGATTCCAACCAAGAGAATGAACTCGCCGAAACGAACGCGGCCAACGCGATCAAAAAAGCCGATGGGGACGACATCAAAGTGGCTTATGTCACCAACGGTATCGCTTCATTTTGGGTGATCGCCGAAGCTGGATGCAAAGCAGCTGCCCGCGACCTTGGTGTTGAATGCACCATCCGCATGCCCGATGGAGCCGCGGACCAGAAGCGAACCTTAGAAGAGCTGATTTCCTTGGGCGTTGACGGCGTCGCTGTTAGCCCGATCGACCCTGCAAACCAAACTAGCATTCTTAATGAAGTTGCCGCATCAACGAATTTGATCACCCAAGACTCCGACGCGCCCGACGCCAATCGATTGGCTTACATCGGAATGAACAACTATGACGCCGGACGCATGTGCGGCAAGCTCGTCAAAGAAGCTTTGCCCGATGGCGGCGATGTCATGATCTTCGTCGGACGACTTGGGCAACTCAATGCCGACCAGCGACGACAAGGCGTGATTGATGAACTGCTCGATCGCTCTAACGATCCCAAACGAGCGTTTGATGCGGCCGATGCGGTTTTGAAAGGCGACAAGTACAGAATCCTTGATACACGTACAGACGATTTCGACTTCGCCAAGGCAAAGAGTTTGGCGGAAGATGCCATTGTCAAGTATCCCGAGATCGGTTGCATGGTCGGACTGTTCGCTTACAACCCACCCAACATTCTGGAAGCCATCAGCGGCGCAGGAAAACTCGGTGAAATCAAAGTGGTTGGTTTCGACGAAGACGACCGAACTTTGCAAGCCATCGTTAGCGGTGATTGCCACGGCACGATCGTTCAGAACCCATATCAATATGGATACAAGTCTGTCGAGATGCTGTCGAAGCTCGCCGCGGGCGACGAAACAGCGCTTCCCGAAGGAGGGTTCCTTGACATTCCCGCTCGGTCAATCCGCCAAGACAACGTGCAAGAGTTCTGGGACGAGTTGAAATCGTTGACCGGAGATGAGGCAGGGGCAAAGTAG
- a CDS encoding sensor histidine kinase, producing the protein MSSTSQNSSHAMGPSHFATATATAYRQAKRPSEGVESIAYRPMEDDAFETVSRLISETAHDIRAPLSTIREAVRLVRDGDLGRLSRSQQECLSAAIDQCNCANQMLDEMVQSRRFETGFGNVCRTWISIDQIRQQVEATLQPWALPREIKLLWDGPFGQDVQIYADPVLLRRLIVNLANNAIRVTSANQAVLIRANRAYNSQMMNWSIVDQGRGITPHDLEMIATGRAPTQSVGGLGLLICRQLAAAHFSKLRIESRVGTGTAASFQTPMGGPSSVAANFALWRTQLTKTPPSNIMEQDEMVYPVAPVGTPIERQSAGNRSKRPESIAAPRRVRIDVPSQAVDLGVGNVSPVFPHHVFLTTVSVGAAVAVTAVGDFEKLLQRSLRVTEMAYRTGGRSWVIAFDADANAAQARRSDIERLAEMEELNTLRLRWSNGVVISSAITDELAVKMSSMLADMMVRQTLYDSQQAVTDPNTDLDGNPVTGESTIPSSRLQREVNYLRGQWM; encoded by the coding sequence GTGAGTTCCACATCCCAAAATAGCAGTCATGCGATGGGGCCATCCCATTTCGCAACAGCGACAGCAACGGCTTACCGTCAAGCGAAACGCCCTTCCGAAGGCGTGGAGAGCATTGCGTATCGGCCGATGGAGGACGATGCTTTCGAAACGGTTTCGCGTCTGATTAGTGAGACTGCCCATGACATCCGTGCCCCGTTGTCGACGATCCGCGAGGCGGTGCGACTGGTCCGCGATGGAGACCTGGGACGCCTATCCCGAAGTCAACAAGAATGCTTAAGCGCGGCGATTGACCAGTGCAACTGCGCCAATCAGATGCTTGACGAGATGGTCCAATCTCGGCGCTTTGAAACCGGATTCGGGAATGTCTGTCGCACCTGGATCTCGATCGACCAGATTCGCCAGCAAGTCGAAGCGACGCTGCAACCTTGGGCGCTGCCTCGTGAGATCAAGCTGCTCTGGGATGGGCCGTTCGGACAGGACGTGCAGATTTATGCCGATCCAGTTTTGCTGCGTCGTTTGATCGTAAACTTGGCCAACAACGCGATTCGGGTCACCTCGGCCAACCAAGCTGTCTTGATTCGCGCGAACCGAGCCTACAATTCGCAGATGATGAATTGGTCCATCGTCGATCAAGGTCGTGGAATCACACCCCATGACTTGGAGATGATCGCGACCGGTCGTGCACCTACGCAAAGCGTGGGAGGCCTGGGGCTGCTGATTTGCCGACAGCTCGCAGCGGCACATTTTTCAAAGTTGCGAATCGAATCACGCGTCGGGACCGGTACCGCGGCAAGCTTTCAAACTCCTATGGGTGGCCCTTCGTCTGTCGCGGCAAACTTTGCACTTTGGCGAACCCAGTTAACGAAGACTCCGCCAAGCAATATCATGGAACAGGACGAGATGGTTTATCCAGTCGCCCCTGTTGGCACGCCCATCGAAAGGCAGTCCGCCGGAAACCGATCAAAACGCCCCGAGTCGATCGCCGCCCCTCGTCGAGTCAGAATCGACGTGCCCTCCCAGGCGGTCGACCTTGGCGTTGGGAACGTCAGCCCCGTTTTCCCGCATCACGTTTTCCTAACAACGGTCTCGGTCGGGGCCGCGGTAGCCGTCACCGCAGTTGGCGATTTTGAAAAGTTGTTGCAACGATCGCTGCGTGTGACCGAAATGGCGTATCGAACCGGCGGACGAAGTTGGGTGATCGCCTTCGATGCGGACGCAAACGCCGCTCAGGCACGTCGAAGCGATATAGAGCGGCTGGCAGAAATGGAAGAGCTTAACACGCTACGTTTGCGTTGGAGCAACGGTGTCGTGATCAGCAGCGCAATTACGGATGAATTGGCCGTCAAGATGTCATCGATGTTGGCTGACATGATGGTCCGGCAGACGCTCTATGACAGCCAGCAAGCGGTCACGGATCCGAATACGGATCTGGATGGAAATCCGGTCACGGGTGAATCGACCATTCCGTCAAGCCGGCTGCAACGCGAAGTCAACTATCTGCGTGGCCAATGGATGTAA
- a CDS encoding ABC transporter permease subunit: MNKVLGIFGLLIFVCLFTTILNDSFVGQGNLNNITRWSALFGILSIGVSFVIITGGIDLSIGSVVGLVACLLPMLVVDHGLSPLASIATVLVVSAAIGLLHGLLITRLDLQPFVVTLCGLLFYRGFSRWLTDDQTLGYGQSYDNSLRLLATGKPASWATMLAILGIALLVVGIWKAFRFVPRPDASSVSNQIQRWSLPLVGLFLAITGSSRFWLGWETGEGPVLLPIGEYQIRGIRVTATPDGTKLPAMIMQYAATLLFIPALIAFVGAAFKTNAKRITGPLISVLVSLVLLGLSIWFVVPLFRDAAPEDMWRVGAVTITGGTLKTAVMLIEFFVVAMVIGSIGWMIQSGSSSNATSRSLALPMIVFGVLALLGQTDLVTTMVPTPMLLMIGLAFLASVFLNRTVYGRYLLALGSNEEAARYSGINTKRMVVVAYVLCSLAAGLGGILFSLDVNSVQPSGFGEFYELYAIAAAVLGGCSLRGGEGNILGVVIGAAVMRVLYNAINILGISTKLEFAIIGIVILAGVIVDVVVKRMIARRALAKSQSAIATSG; the protein is encoded by the coding sequence ATGAATAAAGTGCTTGGAATCTTTGGACTGCTGATCTTCGTCTGCTTGTTCACGACAATTTTGAACGACAGTTTTGTTGGACAGGGCAACCTGAACAACATCACGCGTTGGAGCGCCTTGTTTGGCATCCTGTCGATCGGAGTCTCGTTCGTGATCATTACCGGAGGTATTGATCTATCGATCGGATCCGTCGTCGGTCTCGTCGCATGCCTACTTCCGATGCTGGTCGTGGACCATGGACTATCGCCGTTGGCATCCATCGCCACGGTACTTGTCGTTTCCGCCGCAATCGGATTACTGCATGGGTTGTTGATTACCAGGCTGGATCTACAACCATTTGTGGTCACCCTTTGCGGGCTGCTTTTCTATCGAGGCTTTTCAAGATGGCTGACCGATGACCAGACGTTGGGGTACGGTCAAAGCTATGACAACAGCTTGCGTTTGCTGGCAACGGGCAAACCTGCTAGCTGGGCAACCATGCTAGCGATCCTCGGTATTGCCTTGCTGGTTGTTGGCATCTGGAAAGCATTCCGTTTCGTTCCGAGACCTGACGCTTCCTCGGTTTCCAATCAGATCCAGCGCTGGTCGCTGCCACTAGTCGGATTGTTTCTCGCCATCACGGGGAGTTCGCGTTTTTGGCTCGGTTGGGAAACGGGCGAAGGCCCCGTCCTACTGCCTATTGGGGAGTATCAGATTCGCGGCATTCGGGTCACCGCGACACCGGACGGAACCAAACTGCCAGCGATGATCATGCAGTACGCGGCGACGCTGCTGTTCATTCCCGCATTGATCGCATTCGTCGGAGCTGCATTCAAGACGAACGCAAAACGAATCACCGGGCCGTTAATTTCCGTTTTGGTATCGTTGGTATTGCTGGGGCTAAGCATTTGGTTTGTCGTGCCGTTGTTTCGCGACGCCGCACCGGAAGACATGTGGCGTGTCGGAGCAGTCACGATCACGGGTGGGACATTGAAAACCGCAGTGATGCTGATCGAGTTTTTCGTCGTCGCGATGGTGATCGGATCGATCGGCTGGATGATCCAATCAGGAAGCTCGTCAAACGCCACCAGTCGGTCACTTGCGCTGCCTATGATTGTTTTCGGAGTGCTCGCGTTGCTTGGCCAAACAGACTTGGTCACGACGATGGTCCCGACTCCCATGTTGCTGATGATCGGGCTTGCGTTCTTGGCAAGCGTATTCCTCAATCGCACCGTTTACGGCCGCTATCTGCTGGCACTGGGCAGCAACGAAGAAGCGGCACGGTACAGCGGGATCAACACCAAGCGAATGGTCGTTGTCGCTTATGTCCTCTGCTCACTGGCGGCAGGCCTGGGAGGCATTCTGTTTTCGCTGGACGTAAACTCCGTCCAACCGTCGGGGTTTGGCGAATTCTATGAACTTTACGCCATCGCGGCAGCGGTGCTGGGCGGTTGTAGCTTGCGTGGCGGTGAAGGCAATATCCTAGGCGTTGTGATCGGTGCCGCGGTGATGCGTGTGCTTTACAACGCGATCAACATTTTGGGTATCAGCACCAAGCTTGAATTTGCGATCATCGGAATCGTGATTCTTGCAGGCGTCATCGTTGACGTTGTCGTCAAACGCATGATCGCACGACGGGCACTAGCGAAATCACAGTCCGCGATCGCGACCTCAGGATGA
- a CDS encoding sugar ABC transporter ATP-binding protein, whose product MPESQTPLLEVRSLSKRFPGVRALHQVDLQLNRGEVLAIVGENGAGKSTLMKILAGVQPADSGEILIDGKPVDFSGVSDAIDRGIALIHQELNLAENLTVGANIFLGREPTRFGLIHRSKINEQAKRYLDDVGLDVSPQTLLRGLTIGKQQMVEIAKALSIDARVLIMDEPTSSLSQREAEALFEVVEALRDRGVSVIYISHRLAEVERLADRVVVMRDGENAGNLNHDEITHDAMVSRMVGRDVSRFYNRTQRAELNDRPAVLSVKDFIVPEHPTEKISFDIRPGELLGIAGLVGAGRSELLRCLFGVTESLGGKIEVDGKEVRINSPSDAIGNGLGLVPEDRKTQGLVIDFGVKPNISLASIKEHARSGLWINFQQETTDTDGSIDRLAIKTPSSEQVVRYLSGGNQQKVVLGKWLALRPKVLMLDEPTRGIDIGAKEEIYRLMESLASEGLAVLFVSSEMEEIIALSDRTLVMHEGKMTGDLSGEEITEERIMNLATGVSVGVSDE is encoded by the coding sequence ATGCCGGAGTCACAGACGCCGCTGTTGGAAGTGCGTTCGTTGAGCAAACGATTTCCCGGTGTGCGCGCGTTGCACCAAGTCGATCTGCAACTCAATCGCGGTGAAGTCCTTGCGATCGTAGGGGAAAACGGTGCCGGAAAGAGCACTTTGATGAAGATCCTCGCCGGTGTGCAACCTGCAGACTCGGGCGAGATTCTAATCGACGGCAAACCGGTGGACTTTTCTGGTGTATCGGACGCGATCGACCGGGGCATCGCGCTGATCCATCAAGAGTTGAACCTCGCTGAGAACTTGACGGTCGGTGCCAATATCTTTTTGGGTCGCGAGCCGACTCGATTTGGCTTGATCCATCGCTCGAAAATCAACGAGCAGGCAAAACGCTATCTTGACGACGTCGGCCTTGACGTTTCACCACAAACCCTTTTGCGAGGACTGACGATCGGTAAACAGCAGATGGTGGAAATCGCAAAGGCGCTTTCCATTGATGCTCGCGTCCTGATTATGGATGAACCGACCAGCAGTCTTTCGCAGCGTGAAGCCGAAGCACTGTTCGAAGTCGTCGAAGCACTTCGTGATCGCGGGGTGAGTGTGATCTACATCTCACACCGTTTGGCCGAAGTCGAACGTCTAGCCGATCGAGTCGTCGTGATGCGTGATGGAGAAAACGCAGGCAACTTGAACCACGACGAAATCACCCACGACGCGATGGTCAGCCGCATGGTCGGGCGTGACGTTTCGCGTTTCTACAATCGCACCCAGCGCGCCGAATTAAACGATCGTCCGGCGGTGCTTTCAGTCAAAGACTTTATCGTCCCAGAGCACCCGACAGAAAAGATCAGTTTTGATATCCGTCCAGGTGAACTGCTTGGGATTGCCGGGCTTGTCGGCGCAGGACGCAGCGAACTGCTACGTTGTCTCTTTGGTGTGACGGAATCCCTTGGCGGCAAAATTGAAGTCGATGGCAAAGAGGTCCGCATCAATTCGCCATCGGATGCCATTGGAAATGGATTAGGACTGGTCCCAGAAGACCGAAAAACACAAGGCTTGGTCATCGACTTCGGTGTCAAACCGAACATCTCGCTGGCAAGCATCAAAGAACACGCTCGATCGGGTCTGTGGATCAACTTTCAACAAGAAACCACCGACACCGATGGTTCGATTGACCGATTGGCAATCAAGACGCCTTCGTCGGAACAGGTCGTTCGCTACCTGTCTGGCGGCAATCAACAGAAAGTGGTGCTGGGGAAATGGCTGGCATTGCGTCCCAAGGTACTCATGCTTGATGAGCCGACACGTGGTATCGATATCGGTGCCAAAGAAGAAATCTATCGACTGATGGAATCGCTCGCATCTGAGGGCCTGGCAGTCTTATTCGTTTCTAGCGAGATGGAAGAAATCATTGCCCTGAGTGACCGCACATTGGTCATGCACGAAGGAAAGATGACTGGCGATTTATCCGGCGAAGAAATTACCGAAGAACGCATCATGAATTTGGCAACAGGTGTCAGCGTCGGAGTATCAGATGAATAA
- a CDS encoding acyl-CoA thioesterase produces MLAHSIEHRVRYDECDPMGFVHHSVYLQYFEIGRTELLRASGGRYRDMEDEGLLVVVVNVNCRYHRPAKYDDLVQIETRIAKVTAGKIIHEYLVSREGEKLVSAEVTLAVIDRQGQVQRVPQSLRDQYQQDQEASS; encoded by the coding sequence ATGTTGGCACATTCCATTGAACATCGCGTCCGCTACGATGAGTGTGATCCGATGGGGTTTGTTCATCACAGTGTCTACCTCCAGTATTTTGAAATTGGACGCACCGAATTGCTGCGTGCAAGCGGAGGCCGGTATCGTGATATGGAAGACGAGGGCCTGTTAGTTGTCGTTGTTAACGTCAACTGTCGTTACCACAGGCCTGCAAAATATGATGACCTCGTTCAGATCGAGACTCGGATCGCGAAAGTAACGGCTGGGAAAATCATCCACGAATATCTCGTTTCACGCGAAGGCGAGAAACTGGTCTCAGCCGAAGTCACCTTGGCCGTCATCGATCGGCAGGGTCAGGTTCAACGTGTCCCGCAAAGCCTGCGTGACCAGTATCAGCAAGATCAAGAAGCGTCATCCTGA
- a CDS encoding peroxiredoxin-like family protein yields MNPNQTRPIARQDKSASWAKSVLIAAAVYNLAWGTWVVLRPDDFFNWAELEIPTYPFIWQCVGMIVGVYGVGYAIASRDPVRHWPIVFVGFLGKVFGPIGIAWNLATGSLSMDWVLLTIFNDLIWLFPFAAILFMAFDIANRPEAGPTNGTMQELNVHYQSQHGETIGSLSAKRPVLVVFLRHAGCTFCREALGDISEQREQIEKSGVTIVLVHMGDNQSNGQLFASYGLADVHRISDPDCHLYQAYGLQRGGINQLVPPSVWWRGFQAAILNRHGFGKLVGDGFQMPGVFLVEDNQVVHSYLHETSGSRPSYCNLAASDEVASDQLASCESVTC; encoded by the coding sequence TTGAATCCGAATCAAACACGTCCGATTGCACGACAAGACAAATCCGCCAGTTGGGCAAAATCGGTTTTGATCGCTGCTGCGGTTTACAACTTGGCTTGGGGGACCTGGGTGGTGCTTCGCCCGGACGATTTCTTCAATTGGGCGGAATTGGAAATTCCAACTTACCCCTTCATTTGGCAATGCGTGGGGATGATTGTGGGGGTCTATGGCGTCGGATATGCGATCGCGTCGCGCGATCCGGTCCGACACTGGCCCATCGTCTTCGTCGGCTTTCTAGGAAAAGTCTTCGGTCCGATCGGTATCGCTTGGAACCTTGCCACCGGTTCTCTGTCAATGGACTGGGTCTTGTTGACCATATTCAATGATCTGATTTGGCTCTTTCCATTCGCTGCAATTTTGTTCATGGCATTTGATATTGCAAATCGTCCAGAGGCGGGTCCGACCAACGGAACCATGCAGGAACTGAACGTGCACTACCAATCGCAGCATGGAGAAACGATCGGGTCTTTATCAGCAAAGCGACCGGTTTTGGTAGTTTTTCTAAGACATGCGGGCTGCACTTTCTGTCGTGAGGCACTTGGCGACATCAGTGAACAGCGAGAGCAGATCGAAAAGTCGGGCGTGACAATTGTTCTGGTTCATATGGGGGACAATCAATCCAACGGACAGCTATTCGCATCCTACGGGCTTGCAGATGTTCATCGGATCAGCGATCCCGATTGTCATCTATATCAGGCATATGGCCTGCAACGTGGTGGTATCAACCAACTCGTTCCGCCATCGGTATGGTGGCGGGGCTTCCAGGCTGCGATTCTAAATCGTCATGGATTTGGAAAGCTGGTGGGAGACGGATTTCAGATGCCTGGCGTATTCTTGGTTGAAGACAATCAAGTCGTCCATTCTTATCTCCATGAAACGTCGGGCTCGCGTCCTTCCTACTGCAATTTAGCAGCTTCCGATGAAGTTGCTTCCGATCAGCTCGCCTCATGCGAATCGGTGACTTGTTAA